The following coding sequences are from one Streptomyces sp. NBC_01294 window:
- a CDS encoding GNAT family N-acetyltransferase, with protein MTTDFTVRPARPADARRLAELRWTFKQEDHEGRPPAPARPLEEAEHWIRDRLRDGHWLAWVAETEGEVCGHAFLCLVERMPEPYLDNNPYGYVTNFFVLPSQRNKGAGSALLEALKQHACSAGLEGLIVWPSERSTPLYQGFGFQPPEGLLELPLDT; from the coding sequence ATGACCACTGACTTCACCGTGCGCCCGGCCCGACCCGCCGATGCGCGCCGCCTGGCAGAACTGCGCTGGACGTTCAAGCAAGAGGACCACGAAGGGCGGCCGCCGGCTCCGGCGCGGCCCCTCGAAGAGGCAGAACACTGGATCCGCGACCGGCTCAGGGATGGCCACTGGTTGGCCTGGGTCGCGGAGACCGAAGGCGAAGTCTGCGGTCACGCCTTCCTCTGCCTGGTGGAGCGGATGCCGGAGCCCTACCTGGACAACAACCCGTACGGCTACGTCACGAACTTCTTCGTCCTGCCGTCGCAACGGAACAAGGGAGCCGGCTCGGCGCTCCTCGAGGCGCTGAAGCAGCATGCGTGCAGCGCCGGCCTCGAGGGCTTGATCGTCTGGCCGTCAGAGCGCAGCACTCCGCTCTATCAGGGCTTCGGTTTCCAGCCCCCAGAGGGGCTGTTGGAACTTCCACTCGACACCTGA
- a CDS encoding GOLPH3/VPS74 family protein yields MLIVAMDIAGSRPIGPGDLSLALAGAELIDLLESPTIRLDGGRIVPGHLPLPADRLLVEAAASLMMEEPYESVGDWLWRRGDSLAGTYMAALEAEGVVARQGGRTFRDGQRVLVASPSRHQAVERWESAEPVLVGLAEGLGIRGGTGEPPEVADYAVATVLAAVNDALLELEAERQKRGIEQAAFDNIWRGL; encoded by the coding sequence CTGTTGATCGTCGCCATGGACATTGCGGGCAGCCGCCCCATCGGACCGGGTGACCTTTCGCTCGCGCTCGCCGGAGCCGAGCTGATCGACCTGCTGGAGAGCCCGACCATCCGATTGGACGGCGGCCGCATCGTGCCGGGCCACCTGCCGCTCCCGGCGGATCGCCTCCTGGTGGAGGCCGCCGCCTCGCTCATGATGGAAGAGCCGTACGAGTCGGTCGGCGATTGGCTGTGGCGCAGGGGTGACTCCCTGGCCGGGACCTATATGGCCGCCCTCGAGGCGGAAGGGGTGGTCGCGCGGCAAGGGGGTCGTACCTTCCGAGACGGGCAGAGAGTCCTCGTCGCCTCGCCCTCCCGCCATCAGGCAGTGGAGCGCTGGGAATCCGCCGAGCCGGTCCTTGTCGGCCTGGCGGAAGGCCTGGGGATCCGTGGCGGGACCGGAGAGCCACCAGAGGTTGCGGACTATGCGGTGGCGACGGTGCTTGCCGCCGTGAACGACGCACTGCTGGAACTGGAGGCCGAACGACAGAAGCGGGGCATCGAGCAGGCTGCCTTCGACAACATCTGGCGCGGCCTCTGA
- a CDS encoding VOC family protein: MSTQEQSGAQGGVKEATVDMKLEVHLIPVADVDRALSFYQGMGWRLDADFEAGPEFRIAQLTPPGSECSIIFGRGVVSAPPGSADGYLVVYDLDKARADLVSHGVEVSEIFHKVYDTGAEVQVDGRDPDGRSYASYASFSDPDGNGWLMQEVQERLPGR, encoded by the coding sequence ATGAGCACTCAAGAGCAGAGCGGTGCACAGGGCGGCGTCAAAGAGGCGACCGTGGACATGAAGCTCGAGGTCCACCTCATCCCGGTCGCCGACGTCGATCGTGCCCTGAGCTTCTACCAGGGCATGGGATGGCGGCTCGATGCGGACTTCGAGGCCGGCCCGGAATTCCGGATTGCCCAGCTGACGCCGCCCGGGTCGGAATGCTCGATCATCTTCGGCCGCGGGGTCGTCTCCGCGCCCCCTGGATCGGCCGATGGCTACCTCGTGGTCTACGACCTCGACAAAGCCCGCGCCGACCTCGTCAGTCACGGTGTCGAGGTAAGCGAAATCTTCCACAAGGTCTACGACACCGGCGCTGAAGTGCAGGTCGACGGCCGCGATCCGGACGGCCGAAGCTACGCCTCCTACGCCTCGTTCAGCGACCCGGACGGAAACGGGTGGTTGATGCAAGAGGTGCAGGAGCGACTGCCTGGACGATGA